A single window of Arvicanthis niloticus isolate mArvNil1 chromosome X, mArvNil1.pat.X, whole genome shotgun sequence DNA harbors:
- the LOC117695499 gene encoding probasin-like, translating into MMRVIILLLTLDVLGVSSVMMEKRLKQKLEGKWRTIYLAASTEDKIKEGSPLRTYFRLILCGRNCNQIYLYFFIKKGAKCQEYKVTGRKEQEVYFAEYEGNNALVLKTVNEKILLFHYFNTNKKNEVTRVAGVLGKGKQLTKEEMTEYMNLVESIGIEDEKVLRVMDTDNCPSKIKIK; encoded by the exons ATGATGAGGGTCATCATCCTCCTGCTCACACTGGATGTGTTAGGCGTCTCCAGTGTGATGATGGAGAAGAGACTCAAACAGAAG CTTGAAGGGAAATGGCGAACAATTTACTTAGCTGCCAGTACTGAGGACAAGATAAAAGAAGGCTCTCCATTGAGGACCTACTTCCGTCTCATTTTGTGTGGGAGAAACTGCAACCAAATCTACctctatttttttattaa GAAAGGGGCCAAGTGCCAAGAGTACAAAGtcacaggaaggaaagaacaagaaGTTTACTTTGCAGAAT ATGAAGGGAACAACGCATTAGTGTTAAAGACAGTGAATGAGAAGATATTGCTGTTTCATTATTTTAACACGAACAAAAAAAATGAGGTCACACGAGTGGCTGGAGTTTTGG GAAAAGGCAAACAACTGACTAAGGAAGAGATGACGGAGTACATGAACTTAGTGGAATCAATAGGCATTGAGGATGAGAAAGTACTGCGTGTCATGGACACAG ACAACTGTCCAAGCAAGATCAAGATTAAGTGA